A part of Drosophila bipectinata strain 14024-0381.07 chromosome 3L, DbipHiC1v2, whole genome shotgun sequence genomic DNA contains:
- the bmm gene encoding 1-acylglycerol-3-phosphate O-acyltransferase Pnpla3: MNLSFAGCGFLGIYHVGVAVCFKKYAPHLLLEKIGGASAGSLAACCLLCDLPLGSMTSDFFRVVNEARRYSLGPFSPSFNIQTCLLEGLQKHLPEDAHKRVNGRLHISLTRVYDGKNVIISEFESREEVLQALLCACFIPGFSGILPPKFRGVRYMDGAFSDNLPILDENTITVSPFCGESDICPRDQSSQLFHLNWANTSIEISRQNVNRFVRILFPPRPEFLSKFCQQGFDDALQFLHRNNLINCRRCVAVQSTFVVSETVAQPEEFDPECRECKKHRKDALSSNMPQTVLDVIQDYIEQANKGLANWIFKHRGIKLLSLPATVPMDFLLATISKITTLTPKLTKQARIMVEDFIVQFNNAMQIRLLNKFTLYDQPHFDATGLLHSSRLYGPRVSILVDECGATPLEDDVDNFEHVLKMTTHNDALYAYYYTDNNTNKVKVTEIFDFDDMTEHDELATDLQIYEGSVEDHPNPHQHSHNTVVSEWNGVESDFFIDAQTPSTEECKSSTPQFALDLAAESDASVHSDPEADQSYSSTSTAHNSDMYIVIE; the protein is encoded by the exons ATGAATCTATCATTCGCTGGCTGCGGATTCCTTGGCATCTACCACGTCGGAGTCGCAGTCTGTTTCAAAAAGTATGCACCTCATCTGCTGTTGGAGAAAATTGGAGGCGCCTCGGCCGGTTCGCTGGCCGCCTGCTGTCTCCTCTGCGATTTGCCATTGG GCAGCATGACATCTGATTTCTTCCGGGTGGTCAACGAGGCGCGTCGCTACTCCTTAGGTCCCTTCAGTCCCTCCTTCAACATCCAGACCTGCCTGCTCGAGGGTCTGCAGAAGCATCTACCAGAGGATGCCCACAAACGGGTCAACGGCAGGCTGCACATCTCCCTGACCCGCGTCTACGACGGCAAGAATGTGATAATTTCGGAATTCGAGTCTCGGGAAGAGGTGCTCCAGGCCCTGCTCTGTGCCTGTTTTATTCCCGGATTTTCGGGCATACTGCCGCCCAAATTCCGTGGCGTCCGTTACATGGACGGTGCCTTCTCCGATAATCTGCCCATTTTGGACGAGAACACCATCACAGTTAGCCCGTTCTGCGGTGAAAGTGATATCTGCCCGCGGGACCAGAGCTCACAGCTCTTCCACCTGAATTGGGCCAACACCAGCATTGAGATCTCCCGACAGAATGTCAACCGGTTCGTGAGGATCCTCTTCCCGCCGCGTCCCGAATTCCTGTCCAAGTTCTGCCAGCAGGGATTCGATGATGCCCTTCAGTTCCTCCATCGCAACAATCTCATCAATTGCCGACGGTGTGTGGCGGTGCAGTCCACTTTCGTGGTCTCCGAAACGGTGGCCCAGCCAGAGGAGTTCGATCCCGAGTGCCGGGAATGCAAAAAGCATAGAAAG gaCGCTTTAAGCTCAAACATGCCACAAACAGTGCTGGATGTGATCCAGGACTATATAGAACAAGCCAACAAGGGACTAGCCAACTGGATCTTCAAGCATCGCGGTATTAAACTTTTATCCCTGCCCGCCACAGTGCCCATGGACTTTCTACTGGCCACCATATCCAA AATCACCACTCTTACGCCCAAACTCACAAAGCAGGCAAGGATAATGGTGGAGGACTTTATTGTACAATTTAATAATGCTATGCAAATACGCCTGCTTAATAAATTTACG CTCTATGACCAGCCCCATTTCGATGCCACTGGGCTTCTGCATTCCAGCCGACTCTATGGACCTCGAGTATCCATTCTCGTAGATGAATG TGGTGCTACTCCTCTGGAAGACGATGTCGATAACTTTGAGCACGTCCTCAAAATGACCACGCACAACGACGCTCTCTATGCCTACTATTACACCGACAATAACACCAACAAGGTCAAAGTAACCGAAATCTTTGACTTTGACGATATGACGGAGCACGATGAACTGGCCACTGATCTGCAAATATACGAGGGATCCGTCGAGGATCATCCCAATCCCCACCAGCACAGCCACAACACGGTGGTCAGTGAATGGAATGGCGTTGAATCAG ACTTTTTCATCGATGCCCAGACACCGAGCACGGAAGAATGCAAATCTTCAACGCCCCAGTTCGCGCTGGATTTGGCGGCCGAGTCAGATGCTAGTGTCCACAGCGATCCTGAAGCTGATCAGAGCTATAGTAGCACATCGACGGCGCACAACAGCGACATGTACATAGTCATCGAATGA
- the mop gene encoding tyrosine-protein phosphatase non-receptor type 23, with protein sequence MEAVPRLHMLWFALKSSPEGTSFAALKKYIAEFYHEDPEAYSKEVHALETLRNQAMRTTKDGAPVMKRYYCQLHALQNRFPQLADRAIFTFTWKDLYHSAVHEVSDLRFERAAVLFNIAASHTQSGASVTRGDVDGMKMACTHFQAAAWAYGELRERYANVNSGGDFMTQELLVFQQQVCFAQAQECILEKSLIDNRKPHVVAKVTAQIVVYYGAALAALLTGGDEGPVAQVIDSSVYKLWKKYVRFKINYLNCILYLYQGQHAEEKRQMGERVTLYQASWDKLEEARKESKGLPDQREINESLSFTADVVEAKRKNAKNENEFIYHEAVPELSTIAAVQGANLVNGIGFQVTDEEHAGPDIFARLVPMKAHEASSLYSEEKAKVLRKYGALLEEKDTQLEAYMSSLTLDNLNINEEQANKLPQGIVDRCAALNANKTAISDLVEAMSQLAEITADVETNLNELSQMLEAENQAEREFQTASGVQRTPNAHITELSREFQKYSEAHARAGESNNTLRKAMSLHVNNLKILARPLPEIQQLMPKLSSELNTTEIFRDVKLILNKVNEMKAQRAQFHADLRIAINEDDITGKVIAHGGQEGLQALFATELAKHDKITQLLDQNMLAQANILQALTENYAKAAPVLKTLQDVKQKREHFYSSLAASYDVYEDLLAKSAKGLEFYKKLAGNVQKLLTRFRSARDVQSEERQQRMQSVKAATPVVASRPAQEAAPPTPTTVSSTPKLRDYLKAKAAMADIANPGFVPTVRPVPVGSENPTQAACSTYATAPPNEPPPPYSLQQQQYFDPSAAGYTNPMYQQQQQNIAPPAYKAQPSPNSQTLHGAMGQLSMQPDASTGGYSYGYPSGAVPPLAYAAPGAAPGALPGSAPAAVASSAEQGFNYQQPLYVATSVNANPSPSHGEVPSSLQAPYVVNQASNPYQAPGGYPGQSYQQPVAFNQASSGYGTGAGQAQQPLSYAPNQTQASGYPAQTSQASQHPPAAYPQSQTPQQPSVGYPQSQTPQQLSTGYPSQSQPSSAYAQAAGYPPVQTSQQQAAGYPQSATPQLQPTGYPQAPTPQQPLGYAQPPAGYVPQQPTLFPSQAVQSSPQPTAGHQSSPAVAAPVASPAPAPAPSVAPSQASVPPQVPASSQAPSATYISYSNHPGYSFNPQTGNYEYSSGYQQDNSTLKGAQGSQGYQFSQSGKQQAVGTTDSENANRSNPATGFDSPIISHTKASLPGTDPTSTGVNPESSNYFTTQYGYQGNGSVQNQQQQQEPQHQQPNPTHQAKPTGSIYIQSGASSVANTQTTTSGPPYASSTSSTTPQVPEVKAQPVAPKPTSNVDLLSDLDIDCSAAVPPPMLPQPVLQPQVVVAATPTPPASQVSAPEAVVESVSTSPQVPPPAAAEESPLAAVTAPASARRSSLGNLSNCSDLSSLENFDWDSVSLTHSATEKQTKPAASASNGTFSNFSFQTETFTDEKTTKYFQKEVESYEKLLENLHVKMLNGTTQLGAKWQELQKILDKEASTNKRSTTIAKLFPEKNRSLDCLPYDHARVKLDKQTDDYINAAYMKNLSVGCPNFIVAQTPQANTINDFWSMIWSEKSRSVVCLHTTNELFDPYWPQDLDQPTHYDDFTVTCVKIQQLSHCTEYQLKLSMHGADAVLDLSLLQLKKWTKGSPAQLLGVAENALDTHRERCRAANTPNSPLIMNCLTGSERSELVVIGVCAIIATQSKQPILINVVDVWSRISSQRQNSLRDAGILEQSMQIVLSNAHNVLNKRGIMTSYQMKMAPQVTAKEQQETKDPLNELDALWKLK encoded by the exons ATGGAGGCGGTGCCGCGCTTGCATATGCTTTGGTTCGCCCTAAAATCGAGTCCCGAAGGCACCTCGTTTGCGGCTTTGAAAAAG TACATTGCTGAATTCTACCATGAGGACCCCGAGGCCTACTCCAAGGAAGTCCACGCCCTGGAGACGCTGCGCAATCAGGCCATGCGCACGACCAAGGATGGAGCTCCGGTGATGAAGCGCTATTACTGCCAGCTCCACGCCCTCCAGAATCGGTTTCCCCAGCTGGCGGACCGCGCTATATTCACCTTCACCTGGAAGGACCTTTACCACAGTGCCGTGCACGAGGTGTCCGACCTGCGATTCGAAAGGGCAGCCGTGTTGTTTAACATCGCTGCCTCACACACCCAATCCGGGGCTTCGGTGACCCGCGGGGATGTTGATGGCATGAAGATGGCCTGCACCCACTTCCAGGCCGCAGCCTGGGCTTATGGCGAGTTGCGAGAGCGCTATGCGAATGTCAATAGTGGTGGGGACTTTATGACCCAAGAGCTTCTGGTCTTTCAGCAACAGGTGTGCTTCGCCCAGGCTCAGGAGTGCATACTGGAGAAGTCGCTGATTGACAATAGAAAGCCCCATGTTGTTGCAAAGGTGACGGCCCAGATTGTAGTCTATTACGGAGCAGCTCTGGCCGCACTACTCACCGGCGGCGATGAGGGTCCCGTAGCCCAGGTCATCGACAGTTCCGTATACAAGTTGTGGAAGAAGTACGTCCGCTTCAAAATCAACTACTTGAACTGCATCCTCTACCTGTACCAAGGCCAGCATGCCGAGGAGAAGCGCCAGATGGGCGAAAGGGTGACCCTCTACCAG GCCTCTTGGGACAAGCTGGAGGAGGCTCGCAAGGAGTCCAAGGGTCTGCCCGACCAGCGGGAGATCAACGAATCCCTCAGTTTCACCGCCGATGTCGTGGAGGCCAAGCGGAAGAATGCCAAAAACGAGAACGAGTTCATCTACCACGAGGCAGTGCCTGAACTGTCCACGATTGCTGCAGTTCAGGGCGCCAACTTGGTGAACGGAATCGGCTTCCAGGTGACAGATGAGGAGCATGCCGGACCGGATATCTTTGCAAGACTGGTGCCGATGAAAGCCCACGAGGCCAGCTCTCTTTACAGCGAAGAAAAGGCCAAGGTTCTGCGGAAATATGGAGCTCTGCTAGAAGAGAAGGATACCCAGCTGGAGGCCTACATGAGCTCCCTAACGCTCGACAATCTGAACATCAACGAGGAGCAGGCCAACAAGCTGCCGCAGGGCATCGTGGATCGATGTGCCGCCTTGAATGCCAACAAAACGGCGATAAGTGACCTGGTGGAGGCCATGTCGCAGCTAGCCGAGATTACCGCCGATGTGGAGACCAATCTCAACGAGCTGTCGCAGATGCTGGAGGCCGAAAACCAGGCGGAGAGGGAGTTCCAAACGGCCAGTGGAGTACAGCGTACTCCAAACGCCCACATAACCGAATTGTCGCGAGAATTCCAGAAGTACAGTGAAGCCCACGCTCGGGCAGGGGAATCTAACAACACGCTAAGGAAGGCAATGAGCCTGCATGTGAATAACTTGAAGATCCTGGCCAGACCGTTGCCCGAAATCCAGCAACTGATGCCCAAGCTAAGTTCCGAGCTGAACACCACCGAGATCTTCAGGGACGTGAAGCTCATCCTCAACAAGGTCAACGAAATGAAGGCCCAACGGGCCCAGTTCCATGCGGACTTGAGAATCGCCATCAATGAGGACGACATCACCGGAAAGGTGATTGCCCACGGGGGTCAGGAGGGTCTGCAGGCGCTCTTCGCCACCGAACTGGCAAAGCACGACAAGATCACCCAGCTGCTGGACCAAAACATGCTGGCCCAGGCCAATATTCTGCAAGCTCTCACCGAAAACTACGCCAAGGCGGCACCGGTGCTCAAGACACTCCAGGATGTGAAGCAGAAGCGGGAGCACTTCTACAGCTCCCTGGCTGCCTCCTATGATGTCTATGAGGATCTGCTGGCCAAGTCCGCCAAGGGCTTGGAGTTCTACAAGAAGCTGGCCGGCAACGTCCAGAAACTGTTGACCCGTTTCCGTTCGGCCAGGGATGTGCAGTCCGAGGAGCGGCAGCAAAGGATGCAGAGCGTCAAGGCGGCCACCCCAGTGGTGGCTAGTAGACCGGCCCAGGAAGCAGCTCCGCCCACGCCCACCACTGTTAGTAGCACGCCCAAGCTGAGGGACTACCTGAAGGCCAAGGCAGCCATGGCAGACATTGCCAATCCAGGGTTTGTTCCCACTGTCCGTCCTGTTCCCGTGGGCTCCGAGAATCCCACCCAGGCCGCCTGCTCCACCTATGCCACAGCTCCGCCCAACGAACCGCCACCACCCTACAGcctccagcaacagcagtaTTTCGATCCCAGCGCCGCGGGCTACACCAATCCCAtgtaccagcagcagcagcaaaatatTGCTCCGCCGGCCTACAAGGCCCAGCCGTCGCCCAACTCCCAGACCCTCCACGGGGCCATGGGGCAGCTGAGCATGCAGCCGGATGCCAGTACGGGAGGTTATAGCTACGGCTACCCAAGCGGAGCTGTTCCGCCACTGGCGTACGCTGCGCCTGGAGCAGCACCTGGAGCGCTGCCTGGATCGGCTCCGGCAGCTGTTGCTTCTTCGGCTGAGCAGGGTTTCAACTACCAGCAGCCCTTGTATGTGGCCACTTCAGTGAACGCCAACCCAAGTCCCAGCCATGGAGAGGTGCCCTCTTCTCTGCAGGCTCCCTATGTGGTGAATCAGGCATCGAATCCTTACCAGGCACCAGGCGGCTATCCTGGACAGAGTTATCAACAACCGGTGGCCTTTAACCAAGCATCTTCTGGCTATGGAACAGGAGCAGGACAGGCCCAGCAACCTCTGAGCTATGCTCCGAATCAGACCCAGGCTTCGGGGTATCCAGCACAGACTTCACAAGCCTCACAGCATCCACCAGCTGCGTATCCGCAATCCCAGACTCCCCAGCAGCCATCTGTCGGATATCCACAATCCCAGACTCCTCAGCAGCTGTCCACTGGATACCCAAGTCAATCTCAGCCTAGCTCAGCATATGCCCAGGCCGCTGGATACCCCCCAGTTCAGACATCGCAGCAACAGGCCGCCGGATACCCACAGTCCGCAACGCCCCAGCTACAACCCACTGGATACCCACAGGCCCCAACTCCGCAACAGCCCCTGGGATATGCCCAACCACCGGCTGGTTATGTTCCACAGCAACCCACGCTGTTTCCCTCGCAAGCTGTCCAGTCATCGCCTCAACCGACTGCAGGCCATCAATCCTCGCCagctgttgctgctcctgTTGCGTCTCCTGCCCCTGCTCCAGCACCCTCAGTTGCTCCAAGTCAAGCCTCCGTTCCCCCTCAAGTTCCTGCATCTTCGCAAGCTCCTTCGGCCACCTACATCAGCTACTCCAACCATCCAGGGTACAGCTTCAATCCGCAGACCGGAAACTACGAGTACAGCAGCGGATACCAGCAAGACAACAGTACCCTGAAGGGTGCCCAAGGATCCCAGGGCTACCAGTTCAGCCAGAGTGGCAAGCAACAAGCAGTGGGCACTACGGACTCGGAGAACGCCAATCGCAGTAATCCAGCAACAGGTTTCGAT TCCCCCATCATCTCCCACACCAAGGCAAGTCTACCGGGCACGGACCCCACTTCCACCGGCGTGAATCCGGAGTCATCCAACTACTTCACAACTCAATATGGCTACCAAGGCAACGGCAGCGTCCAAaatcagcaacagcagcaggaacCACAGCACCAGCAGCCCAATCCCACGCATCAGGCGAAACCCACGGGATCCATTTACATTCAAAGTGGTGCCAGCAGCGTGGCCAACACCCAAACGACCACCAGTGGACCGCCCTACGCCTCCTCCACCAGCTCGACCACACCCCAGGTGCCGGAGGTGAAAGCTCAGCCTGTGGCGCCCAAGCCCACCAGCAATGTGGATTTGCTGAGCGACCTAGACATCGATTGCTCCGCCGCAGTGCCGCCTCCAATGCTGCCGCAGCCCGTGCTTCAGCCGCAGGTGGTGGTAGCAGCCACACCCACTCCCCCAGCGAGTCAGGTATCTGCGCCTGAAGCTGTTGTGGAATCGGTGTCCACCTCCCCGCAGGTACCTCCTCCAGCAGCAGCGGAGGAGAGCCCCTTAGCTGCAGTAACTGCTCCTGCGTCTGCACGGCGATCAAGCTTAGGCAACCTCTCCAACTGCTCGGATCTGAGCTCTCTGGAGAACTTTGACTGGGACTCTGTTTCCCTCACACATTCCGCTACCGAGAAGCAGACCAAACCTGCAGCATCTGCCAGCAATGGCACTTTCAGCAACTTTTCATTCCAAACCGAAACATTCACGGACGAGAAGACGACAAAGTATTTCCAAAAGGAGGTGGAGAGCTATGAGAAGCTCCTGGAGAACCTCCACGTCAAGATGCTAAATGGTACGACCCAGTTGGGGGCCAAGTGGCAGGAGTTGCAGAAGATACTGGACAAGGAGGCCAGCACCAATAAGCGATCCACAACCATCGCCAAACTGTTTCCCGAGAAGAATCGTTCCCTCGACTGTCTGCCCTACGATCATGCTAGGGTCAAGTTGGATAAGCAGACCGATGACTACATCAATGCTGCCTATATGAAG AACCTGAGTGTTGGATGCCCCAACTTCATTGTGGCTCAGACCCCGCAGGCCAACACCATCAATGATTTTTGGTCCATGATCTGGTCGGAGAAGTCGCGTTCTGTGGTGTGTTTGCATACCACCAATGAG TTATTTGATCCCTACTGGCCTCAGGACCTGGACCAACCCACACACTACGATGACTTCACGGTGACCTGTGTGAAGATTCAGCAACTAAGCCATTGCACCGAGTATCAGCTCAAGTTGTCCATGCATGGAGCCGATGCTGTGCTGGACTTGTCTCTGCTGCAGCTTAAAAAGTGGACCAAGGG ATCCCCCGCTCAACTGTTGGGAGTGGCTGAGAATGCTTTGGACACCCATCGGGAGCGTTGCCGGGCAGCTAATACCCCGAACTCGCCGCTCATCATGAATTGCCTGACGGGTTCGGAGCGCTCGGAACTAGTGGTCATTGGAGTATGCGCCATCATAGCCACCCAGAGCAAGCAGCCTATTTTGATAA ATGTCGTGGATGTTTGGTCTCGCATTTCCTCACAGCGTCAGAACTCCCTTCGAGATGCCGGCATCCTGGAGCAGTCCATGCAGATTGTCCTAAGCAAT